One genomic region from Flagellimonas oceani encodes:
- a CDS encoding glycosyltransferase family 2 protein, which yields MADIRVIIPAINEGNSIGLVVSEIPKHVSEIVVVDNGSEDDTVANAKKAGATVISENRKGYGFACLKGLNYISERSKTPDIIVFIDGDYSDYPEELDKIVAPILENDIDFVVGARKKSLREPGSMTPQQVFGNKLATFLMRLFFTSRFTDLGPFRAIKYEKLKELKMQDTTYGWTVEMQLKILRKKMSYIEVPVRYKRRIGESKVSGTVKGTIFAGIKILGWIFKYSLK from the coding sequence ATGGCGGATATCAGGGTCATTATCCCAGCAATCAACGAAGGAAATTCCATTGGCTTGGTAGTCTCGGAAATCCCAAAACATGTATCCGAAATCGTGGTCGTCGACAACGGTTCCGAGGACGATACCGTAGCAAATGCCAAGAAAGCGGGAGCAACCGTAATCTCAGAAAACCGCAAGGGCTATGGGTTTGCCTGTTTGAAGGGATTAAATTACATATCGGAACGATCTAAAACACCCGACATTATCGTATTTATCGACGGGGATTATTCAGATTATCCAGAAGAATTGGATAAGATTGTTGCCCCAATTTTGGAAAATGACATCGATTTTGTGGTCGGGGCGCGAAAAAAATCACTTCGCGAACCGGGATCAATGACCCCACAGCAGGTTTTTGGCAACAAATTGGCCACATTTTTAATGCGATTATTTTTCACATCGAGATTTACGGATTTAGGACCTTTTAGGGCGATAAAATACGAAAAGCTCAAAGAATTGAAGATGCAGGATACCACTTATGGCTGGACAGTGGAAATGCAGTTAAAAATTTTAAGAAAAAAAATGTCATATATCGAAGTTCCAGTGCGTTACAAACGAAGAATTGGTGAGTCAAAAGTTTCAGGTACGGTAAAAGGTACTATATTTGCGGGCATAAAAATATTAGGTTGGATCTTTAAATACAGTTTAAAATAA
- a CDS encoding cellulose synthase family protein: MGLAIVYIIIAIYSTALILIFFYSLAQLNLLINYLGYKKRNEEAPKFNLLDPKEIPFVTIQLPIYNEEYVMERLLENISKIEYPKSKLEIQVLDDSTDDSVVETARRVQELQETGLDIQHIRRENRQGFKAGALKEGLEIAKGDFIAIFDADFLPEADWLKKTVPYFKDQEIGVVQTRWGHINRDYSTLTRIQAFALDAHFTLEQVGRNSKGHFINFNGTAGIWRKDCILDAGNWEGDTLTEDLDLSYRAQLKNWKFKYLEDVETPAELPVVISAARSQQFRWNKGGAENFRKTVLSVITAKNIPFKTKFHGVMHLLNSSMFLCVFIVALLSIPMLYIKNTYAHLGWIFEVTSFFILSTIILFVCYWFTYKSIQGSSFDNFVDYIKLFFTFFSVALGFSLHNTVAVLEGHLGKRSEFVRTPKFNINSIKDTWKGNKYLTNKLSPNMILEFALMIYFLFGMYSAIPLNDYGLFPFHLMLFLGFGFVFFKSLTSKA, encoded by the coding sequence ATGGGACTCGCTATCGTTTACATCATCATTGCTATTTACAGTACGGCCTTAATATTGATATTCTTTTACAGTCTTGCCCAGTTGAATCTTTTGATCAACTACCTCGGCTATAAAAAACGAAACGAGGAAGCCCCAAAATTCAATCTTCTCGATCCCAAGGAAATTCCATTCGTTACCATTCAACTTCCCATCTACAACGAGGAATATGTGATGGAACGTTTGTTGGAGAACATATCCAAAATTGAATATCCAAAAAGTAAATTGGAAATCCAGGTATTGGACGATTCCACAGACGATTCCGTGGTAGAAACGGCCCGAAGGGTACAAGAGCTTCAGGAAACCGGGTTGGACATACAACATATCCGCCGGGAAAATAGACAAGGTTTTAAAGCAGGTGCTTTAAAAGAAGGACTGGAAATCGCCAAAGGCGACTTTATCGCCATTTTTGATGCCGACTTTTTGCCCGAAGCCGATTGGCTCAAGAAAACCGTTCCCTATTTCAAAGATCAGGAAATCGGTGTGGTACAGACCCGCTGGGGGCATATCAACAGAGACTACTCCACCCTTACCCGTATCCAGGCCTTTGCCTTGGATGCACACTTTACCCTGGAGCAAGTAGGAAGAAACTCAAAAGGACACTTCATCAATTTCAACGGTACCGCAGGTATTTGGAGAAAAGATTGTATACTGGACGCAGGAAACTGGGAAGGCGACACCTTGACCGAAGACTTAGATTTGAGCTACCGTGCCCAATTGAAAAACTGGAAGTTCAAGTATTTGGAAGACGTGGAGACCCCAGCAGAGCTTCCCGTTGTGATCAGTGCCGCACGCTCACAACAGTTCCGTTGGAACAAAGGTGGGGCCGAAAACTTCAGGAAAACCGTATTGAGCGTTATTACGGCCAAAAATATACCCTTTAAAACCAAATTCCACGGAGTAATGCACTTGTTGAACAGTTCCATGTTCCTTTGTGTATTCATCGTGGCCTTGTTGAGCATTCCCATGCTCTATATTAAAAACACTTATGCCCATTTAGGTTGGATATTTGAGGTGACGAGCTTCTTTATTTTGAGCACCATCATTCTGTTTGTTTGTTATTGGTTTACCTACAAAAGCATTCAGGGCAGCAGTTTCGACAATTTTGTGGACTATATTAAACTCTTCTTTACCTTCTTCTCGGTGGCATTGGGCTTCTCTTTGCACAATACCGTAGCTGTTTTGGAAGGACATTTGGGCAAACGAAGCGAGTTTGTACGTACACCAAAGTTCAACATCAACAGTATTAAGGACACCTGGAAGGGCAACAAATATTTGACCAACAAATTATCGCCCAACATGATCTTGGAGTTTGCCCTGATGATCTATTTCCTCTTTGGTATGTACAGCGCCATACCATTGAACGATTACGGATTGTTCCCTTTCCACCTCATGTTGTTCCTAGGTTTTGGATTTGTATTCTTTAAATCCTTAACTTCCAAGGCATAA